The following are encoded in a window of Mycobacterium vicinigordonae genomic DNA:
- a CDS encoding MCE family protein: protein MRDHLSRALWRLGIFTVVCLLGIFALFVVFGQLRFEPEVGYRAQFSDVSGLAGGNFVRIAGVEVGKVTKIRIQPDATVIAEFNVDPTVQLTKSDRAIIRYDDLIGGRYLALEQGAAGTEKLRPGDTLPMANTSPALDLDALIGGFRPLFRALNPDQINALSGQLIQAFQGQGGTIASFLTETAALTNTLADRDELIGEVITNLNVVMGSLSDQNTQFGKAVDALSQLLGSLREHKTDITNSIAYTDVAAGNLARLLGATRPGLRQIVHETDRAATIVVADHDYMDNLLNTLPDKYQILARQGLYGDYFSFYLCDIVLKLNGKGGQPVYVKVAGQTTGRCAPR from the coding sequence GTGAGAGATCATCTTTCCCGCGCGCTGTGGCGTCTGGGGATATTCACCGTGGTCTGTCTGCTGGGCATCTTCGCGCTGTTTGTTGTGTTCGGTCAACTGCGATTTGAGCCGGAAGTGGGATACCGGGCCCAATTTAGCGACGTATCCGGTTTGGCCGGAGGCAATTTCGTGCGTATTGCCGGGGTCGAGGTCGGCAAGGTCACAAAGATTCGCATACAACCTGATGCCACAGTCATCGCGGAATTCAACGTTGACCCCACGGTACAACTGACCAAGAGCGACCGTGCGATCATCCGTTATGACGATCTGATCGGCGGGCGCTACTTAGCTCTCGAGCAAGGCGCCGCAGGCACGGAAAAGCTGCGACCGGGCGACACCTTGCCAATGGCCAACACCTCGCCCGCACTCGATCTCGATGCGCTGATTGGGGGCTTCCGGCCGCTATTTCGCGCCCTGAACCCCGATCAGATCAATGCCTTGTCGGGTCAGCTGATCCAGGCTTTCCAGGGACAAGGCGGCACCATTGCTTCTTTTTTGACCGAGACGGCTGCCTTGACTAACACCCTTGCCGACCGTGACGAGCTGATCGGTGAGGTGATCACCAATCTCAACGTCGTGATGGGTTCGCTGAGTGACCAGAACACCCAGTTCGGCAAGGCTGTGGATGCGTTGAGTCAATTGCTGGGCAGCCTGCGTGAGCACAAGACGGACATCACCAACTCGATCGCCTACACCGACGTCGCGGCCGGCAATCTCGCAAGACTGCTGGGCGCGACTCGTCCAGGGCTTCGGCAGATCGTGCATGAAACAGACCGGGCCGCAACGATCGTGGTTGCCGATCACGACTACATGGACAACTTGTTGAACACCTTGCCGGACAAATACCAGATCCTGGCGCGGCAAGGCCTCTACGGCGACTACTTCAGCTTCTACCTTTGTGACATCGTGCTAAAACTCAATGGTAAAGGCGGGCAACCGGTTTACGTCAAGGTTGCCGGACAGACCACCGGAAGGTGCGCTCCTCGATGA
- a CDS encoding MCE family protein produces the protein MPQPKRHFPKGAWTLVLLLVIVGVLVLTNELFTQSFRSTVTVTLTSSRTGLVLEPGGKVKMRGVQVGRVARVTGGGEAAQLTLLIDTDEVPFIPANVEARIRATTAFGAKYVDLIYPEHPVRQRLTAGQVLTSQNVTTEVNTVFQNLTAVLRQVDPAKLNSVLSALADGLRGQGPAIGRATTAANHILLELNSRSETIKADWRAFAGVTDTYGAAVGHMMAILDAASATSQTITANARSLDALLVNVIGLANSGIGLLAPNANTLVNAVTTAQPTIDLLLKYNPEYTCMLVGAKWMLDHGGYDFAGGSNGSSVLVDAGILFGDDPYRYPDNLPIVAAKGGPGGAPGCGSLPIADNNWPVRQLVTNTGFGTGLDWRPNPGIGHPFYADYLPVTRGTPQAPTVQGQLPGPAIGPAPNPGAPAYGAPLYNPDGTPLYPGLPPGVPSDTPPPDPAAVPPGAEPFQPPVPAQVRPTPGPPPP, from the coding sequence ATGCCGCAGCCTAAACGTCACTTCCCCAAGGGCGCTTGGACCCTTGTGTTGCTGCTTGTCATCGTCGGTGTTCTCGTGCTTACCAACGAACTGTTCACCCAGTCCTTTCGGTCCACCGTCACGGTTACGCTGACGTCCAGCCGAACGGGGCTAGTGCTGGAGCCGGGCGGCAAGGTCAAGATGCGTGGTGTTCAGGTCGGTCGCGTTGCCCGAGTGACCGGTGGCGGCGAGGCAGCGCAGCTCACATTGCTCATCGACACAGACGAAGTCCCTTTTATCCCGGCGAATGTCGAAGCCAGAATCCGCGCCACGACCGCGTTCGGTGCCAAATACGTCGACCTGATCTATCCGGAACACCCGGTTCGCCAGCGCCTCACCGCCGGCCAGGTCCTGACATCGCAGAATGTGACTACCGAGGTCAACACGGTGTTCCAAAACCTTACCGCAGTTCTGCGGCAGGTCGACCCGGCGAAGCTGAACTCGGTGTTGTCCGCGTTGGCTGACGGTTTACGGGGACAGGGACCGGCAATCGGTCGGGCCACAACGGCAGCGAATCATATACTGCTGGAACTCAATTCGAGGTCTGAAACCATCAAGGCCGACTGGCGGGCATTCGCCGGAGTGACCGATACCTACGGCGCGGCCGTTGGCCACATGATGGCGATTCTGGACGCTGCCAGTGCGACCAGCCAAACCATCACTGCCAATGCCAGGTCACTGGATGCGTTGTTGGTCAACGTCATCGGGCTTGCCAACAGCGGCATCGGGTTACTTGCCCCAAATGCGAACACACTAGTCAACGCGGTTACCACCGCTCAGCCCACGATCGACCTGCTGCTGAAGTACAACCCCGAGTACACCTGCATGCTGGTGGGTGCGAAATGGATGCTCGACCACGGTGGCTACGATTTTGCAGGAGGTTCAAACGGCAGTTCGGTCCTGGTTGACGCCGGGATACTCTTCGGCGACGATCCGTACCGATACCCCGACAATCTTCCGATCGTCGCGGCGAAGGGCGGTCCTGGCGGCGCGCCCGGATGCGGTTCGCTACCCATCGCCGACAACAACTGGCCCGTGCGGCAATTGGTCACCAATACCGGCTTCGGCACTGGATTGGACTGGCGGCCCAATCCGGGAATCGGACACCCCTTCTACGCTGACTACCTGCCGGTGACGCGCGGGACTCCGCAGGCACCCACGGTGCAGGGCCAGCTGCCCGGTCCGGCGATCGGGCCCGCACCCAACCCCGGCGCCCCGGCGTATGGTGCGCCGCTGTACAACCCAGACGGAACTCCCTTGTACCCGGGACTACCTCCCGGTGTTCCATCGGACACCCCGCCACCGGACCCTGCCGCGGTTCCGCCCGGCGCCGAACCCTTCCAGCCCCCGGTACCAGCTCAGGTTCGGCCGACACCCGGCCCGCCCCCACCGTGA
- a CDS encoding ABC transporter permease, producing the protein MSVYIPRSTFPRLRRAGRGALATWHRIGGQTEFYAKTIGATAEALRRYRTEVLRLIAQMSLGTGALAIIGGTVVIVGFLTVTTGALVAVQGYNTLAGVGVEALTGFASAFANVRLLAPATSAFGLAATIGAGATAQIGAMRINEEIDALEAMGIHSIAYLASTRLAAGMIVVVPLYCIAVLMSFLSARVGTTYIYGQSTGVYDHYFNTFLNPDDLLWSFLQALLMAAVVMLVHTYYGYNATGGPAGVGEAVGRAVRTSLVAASAVTMLSCLAIYGQSGNFNLSG; encoded by the coding sequence ATGAGTGTCTACATTCCGCGGTCGACCTTTCCGCGTCTGCGTCGGGCAGGGCGCGGCGCCTTGGCGACATGGCACCGCATCGGCGGGCAAACCGAGTTCTACGCCAAGACCATTGGCGCAACCGCCGAAGCGCTTCGGCGTTACCGAACCGAGGTTCTGCGACTGATCGCCCAAATGAGTTTGGGTACAGGAGCTTTGGCCATTATCGGCGGCACGGTCGTGATCGTCGGCTTCCTCACCGTCACCACCGGCGCACTGGTGGCGGTGCAAGGCTACAACACCTTGGCGGGCGTGGGTGTGGAGGCATTGACTGGATTCGCATCGGCTTTCGCCAACGTCCGCCTGCTTGCTCCGGCGACCTCCGCGTTCGGGCTGGCTGCCACCATTGGAGCGGGCGCCACCGCACAGATCGGGGCCATGCGCATCAACGAGGAGATTGACGCGCTGGAAGCCATGGGTATCCATTCGATCGCCTACCTGGCCTCGACCCGGCTGGCCGCCGGCATGATCGTGGTGGTCCCGCTCTACTGCATCGCGGTCCTGATGTCTTTCCTGTCGGCTCGGGTCGGAACCACCTACATCTACGGCCAGTCCACCGGTGTCTACGACCACTATTTCAATACATTCCTCAATCCCGACGACCTATTGTGGTCGTTCCTGCAGGCCCTGTTGATGGCCGCCGTGGTGATGTTGGTGCACACCTACTACGGATACAACGCCACCGGCGGGCCGGCAGGCGTCGGCGAGGCGGTTGGCCGCGCCGTGCGCACTTCGTTGGTGGCCGCGTCGGCCGTAACGATGCTGTCCTGCCTGGCCATTTACGGGCAATCCGGCAACTTCAACCTCTCGGGATGA
- a CDS encoding MlaE family ABC transporter permease: MAIDTLLAVPQRPFAWREFLLQSWFVARVSIAPALMLAIPFTVLNVYTLNILLIEFGAADFSGTAAAIGTVTQIGPIVTVLVVAGAGATAMCADLGARTIREELDALRVMGVDLIRTLVVPRVLAATFVALMLSALVTIVGLVGAFIFSVFFQHVTPGAFVAGLTLITGMPQLIISLVKAPLFGLAASLIACHKGISVGGGPAGVGNAVNETVVYTFMALFLINILATAVGIEMTR; encoded by the coding sequence ATGGCGATCGATACGCTGCTCGCCGTACCGCAAAGACCGTTCGCGTGGCGCGAATTCCTCCTGCAGAGCTGGTTCGTCGCCCGCGTCTCGATTGCGCCCGCACTGATGTTGGCGATCCCGTTCACGGTGCTCAACGTCTACACCCTCAACATCTTGTTGATCGAGTTCGGCGCTGCCGATTTCTCTGGCACCGCTGCAGCGATCGGTACTGTCACGCAGATCGGGCCGATCGTCACCGTGCTCGTTGTCGCGGGAGCCGGAGCCACGGCGATGTGTGCAGACTTGGGGGCGCGCACCATCCGCGAGGAACTTGACGCGCTGCGGGTGATGGGGGTCGACCTGATTCGGACGTTGGTTGTACCAAGGGTTTTGGCGGCCACGTTCGTCGCACTCATGCTCTCGGCCCTGGTCACCATCGTCGGGCTAGTCGGCGCCTTCATCTTCTCGGTGTTCTTCCAGCACGTCACGCCCGGAGCGTTCGTCGCGGGCCTGACGCTGATAACCGGGATGCCACAATTGATCATCTCACTGGTCAAGGCGCCGCTTTTCGGCCTGGCCGCAAGCCTGATCGCTTGCCACAAAGGCATTTCCGTCGGGGGAGGGCCAGCGGGGGTGGGCAATGCCGTCAATGAAACCGTCGTCTACACATTCATGGCCCTGTTTCTGATCAATATCCTCGCCACCGCCGTCGGAATCGAGATGACTCGATGA
- a CDS encoding TetR/AcrR family transcriptional regulator: MPNPPDARRDLAAARLVDRPRIRTGASETELAIFRATETLLEQRPFAELSVAQILEGAGLSRASFYHYFSSKLGVVAGLLVNVMDEVFAVASPFLTRPAMTMVESLRVSINSALELWGTHRVLLRVVMEHWPASPELEIQWQGAMSRFADAIAAEVDALREQGALPPGLPSIELARALVWSTERCLYIAGRGNELELPGEQAWSDTLVTLWAGTLQLGSPQS; encoded by the coding sequence TTGCCTAATCCACCTGACGCCAGGCGCGATTTGGCCGCGGCGCGCTTGGTCGACCGTCCGCGTATCCGCACCGGGGCAAGCGAGACCGAACTGGCAATTTTCAGGGCCACCGAGACCCTGTTGGAACAACGGCCATTCGCGGAGTTGAGCGTGGCCCAGATCTTAGAGGGGGCGGGCCTGTCCAGGGCCAGCTTCTATCACTACTTCAGCTCCAAGCTGGGTGTGGTGGCGGGCCTGCTCGTCAACGTCATGGACGAGGTGTTCGCAGTCGCCAGCCCCTTTTTGACTCGGCCAGCTATGACGATGGTGGAGTCGCTGCGGGTCAGCATCAACTCGGCACTGGAGCTTTGGGGCACGCATCGCGTCCTGCTGCGCGTCGTGATGGAACACTGGCCGGCGTCCCCAGAACTCGAGATCCAGTGGCAGGGGGCCATGTCGCGGTTCGCCGACGCGATCGCCGCTGAGGTCGACGCGTTGCGAGAACAGGGTGCGCTACCGCCCGGGTTGCCAAGCATCGAACTCGCTCGCGCGCTGGTGTGGAGCACCGAGCGCTGCCTGTATATCGCCGGGCGCGGCAACGAACTTGAGCTGCCTGGAGAACAGGCATGGTCCGATACCCTCGTGACGCTATGGGCCGGTACCTTGCAGCTCGGAAGCCCGCAATCGTAG
- a CDS encoding acyl-CoA dehydrogenase family protein, with protein sequence MLCWTEEQLMYRHAVRRFVEAKVAPKREALEFEGLPPYDILRQFYDEFGVGTAAMERFEASMSGREMPPRFAAEKLIPLIEFSRYCPGIAVALGTSIDLTAGAILRGGTVEQKRRWVPDLLTLNKIGAWAITEPESGSDAFGSMRSTARPVTGGWLLNGSKTFISNGPYADTLVFICKLDDGAEVSPRHRPILTFVLDRDMPGMYQSKPLRKMGQHSSPTGEFQLQDVFVQEDRLLRGPDRPIRGGEGAKDKSATATFAMERASVAATALGIVERCLELCIDYARSRVQFGRPIGDYQLIQLKLAKMEVARLNIEHLVLQYMAMADAGARPTLAEASAVKLYAAQAAMDVALEAVQVYGGNGYMAENHVEQLCRDAKVLQIYGGTDEIQIRAIAKDLLNRN encoded by the coding sequence ATGCTGTGCTGGACCGAAGAACAACTGATGTACCGCCACGCGGTGCGTCGGTTCGTGGAGGCCAAGGTGGCGCCCAAGCGCGAGGCACTGGAGTTCGAGGGCCTGCCGCCGTACGACATTCTGCGCCAGTTCTACGACGAGTTCGGCGTTGGTACGGCCGCTATGGAGCGGTTCGAGGCGTCGATGAGCGGACGAGAAATGCCTCCTCGTTTCGCGGCGGAGAAGCTCATTCCGCTCATCGAGTTCTCCCGGTACTGTCCCGGAATCGCTGTTGCGCTGGGGACCAGTATCGACCTCACCGCGGGGGCGATCCTTCGCGGTGGCACCGTAGAGCAGAAACGGCGGTGGGTGCCAGACTTGCTTACCCTGAACAAGATTGGGGCATGGGCCATTACCGAGCCGGAGTCCGGATCCGACGCGTTCGGGTCGATGCGCTCGACGGCCCGCCCGGTGACCGGGGGCTGGCTGCTCAATGGCAGTAAGACGTTCATCAGCAACGGTCCATACGCCGATACCTTGGTCTTCATCTGCAAGCTTGATGATGGCGCCGAGGTGTCGCCGCGCCATCGTCCCATCCTGACTTTTGTCCTCGACCGGGACATGCCGGGCATGTATCAAAGCAAGCCGCTGCGCAAGATGGGTCAACACTCCTCGCCTACCGGGGAGTTTCAGCTGCAAGATGTCTTCGTGCAAGAAGACCGATTGTTGCGGGGTCCTGATCGGCCGATCCGCGGTGGCGAAGGCGCCAAGGACAAGAGCGCGACCGCGACCTTCGCCATGGAGCGGGCCAGCGTGGCCGCCACGGCACTGGGAATCGTCGAGCGGTGCCTCGAGCTATGTATCGACTATGCCCGCAGTCGCGTTCAATTCGGTCGCCCGATTGGCGACTACCAACTGATTCAACTCAAGCTGGCCAAGATGGAGGTGGCCCGGCTCAACATCGAGCACCTGGTGCTGCAATACATGGCGATGGCCGACGCCGGGGCGCGGCCCACTTTGGCCGAGGCCTCGGCTGTGAAACTCTATGCCGCGCAAGCGGCAATGGACGTCGCGCTGGAAGCGGTCCAGGTGTACGGCGGCAACGGCTACATGGCGGAGAATCATGTCGAGCAACTGTGCCGCGATGCCAAGGTGTTGCAGATCTACGGCGGCACCGATGAGATCCAGATTCGCGCCATCGCCAAAGACCTGCTGAACCGGAATTGA
- a CDS encoding acyl-CoA dehydrogenase family protein, which produces MSTSLDAVVDQQLHDTTALLLAGCEPAEVPDRLLRSGWYELWEEEPQAAAHALFAQQGRLAKSSAMLSLLAGPVLAGVAEPCAALFPTPARVGPTRGDGSEVLALTYATALDRVDRAVMAVTRAGGLQVVALRRDELTVRPLRGLDPDLGLCWVDATCAIGGAEPLAIGDTAAQRCAHALALARRLLAEEMNGLVGAQLQMAVDHAQSRAQFGRKVGSYQAVKHRLAETFVAAESARLATAAAWSDPHPNASVMAKVHAGIAVDIANQHCLQVLGGIGFTWEHPFHRYYRRGRVLDLLLGSATQLTEWTGRQLLATAQLWPLAPL; this is translated from the coding sequence GTGAGCACTTCGTTGGATGCCGTCGTCGACCAACAGCTCCATGACACGACCGCGTTGCTACTGGCAGGTTGCGAACCGGCCGAGGTACCCGATCGACTGCTGCGCTCGGGCTGGTACGAACTGTGGGAGGAAGAACCGCAGGCCGCAGCGCACGCGCTCTTTGCACAGCAAGGCCGCTTGGCCAAGTCGTCAGCAATGCTTTCGCTGCTGGCCGGACCTGTTCTCGCCGGTGTCGCAGAGCCGTGCGCGGCGCTGTTCCCGACGCCCGCACGCGTCGGCCCGACCCGCGGCGATGGGTCCGAGGTCCTCGCGTTGACGTACGCCACCGCTCTCGATCGGGTGGACCGTGCGGTCATGGCCGTGACCCGGGCGGGCGGCCTCCAGGTCGTCGCGCTGCGACGTGACGAGCTCACGGTCAGGCCGCTGCGGGGGCTCGATCCCGATCTCGGACTGTGCTGGGTGGACGCGACATGCGCAATCGGCGGCGCCGAGCCGCTGGCGATCGGTGACACCGCGGCGCAGCGGTGTGCACACGCTCTCGCACTCGCGCGCCGGCTCTTGGCAGAGGAGATGAACGGTCTAGTCGGCGCGCAGCTGCAGATGGCGGTAGACCACGCACAGTCACGAGCCCAGTTCGGCCGCAAAGTCGGTTCCTATCAGGCGGTCAAGCACCGTCTTGCGGAGACTTTCGTCGCCGCCGAGAGCGCGCGGCTGGCTACCGCAGCGGCGTGGAGCGACCCACACCCGAATGCGTCGGTGATGGCCAAGGTGCACGCAGGAATAGCGGTCGACATTGCCAACCAGCACTGCCTTCAGGTGCTGGGCGGGATTGGTTTCACCTGGGAGCACCCGTTTCACCGTTACTACCGTCGGGGCCGCGTTCTTGACCTTTTGCTGGGCTCGGCGACACAACTGACCGAATGGACAGGCCGTCAGCTTCTCGCGACCGCCCAGCTTTGGCCGCTGGCTCCGCTTTAG
- a CDS encoding acyl-CoA dehydrogenase family protein, protein MSSDVGWEQLLRFREDFRGWVAGAAEQLDGLRMVANSPAEQLGQARALQRLLYESRWARHGWPDHAGGLGGSVLLRGVVGEELTKAGYPPPFACSLIEVLGPAVLEFGSPELVAEFFPRLLDGTDVWCQGFSEPEAGSDLGALRTRAVDADTHWVVSGQKIWTSYAMGAQRCLLLARTGDVSAGFRGVTALFVDMDSPGVQVRPLRAMTGDDEFAELFFDEVEVPKARTVGVVDGGGEVVRKVLGNERGVLAWQRQAWLHTRLRDAIAGADAGASAPAAGHVGDAYVALHALRLRVRETFHAAAAGCDVGAGTSVDKILLSTAEKAVFDTALKLEPQLILLNDGPVAARWRYDHTYSRASSIYGGTAEIQRNIVAERLLRLPRER, encoded by the coding sequence GTGAGCAGCGACGTCGGTTGGGAGCAACTGCTGCGGTTTCGGGAGGATTTCCGCGGCTGGGTTGCCGGTGCGGCTGAGCAGCTCGACGGGTTGCGGATGGTGGCAAACAGTCCAGCGGAGCAGCTCGGTCAGGCCCGTGCGCTGCAACGACTCTTGTACGAATCAAGATGGGCTCGACACGGGTGGCCCGACCACGCCGGCGGCCTCGGCGGATCGGTGTTATTGCGCGGTGTCGTTGGCGAAGAACTGACGAAGGCCGGTTACCCGCCGCCGTTCGCTTGCAGCCTGATCGAAGTACTGGGGCCTGCGGTGCTTGAGTTCGGCAGCCCGGAGCTGGTCGCCGAATTTTTCCCCCGTCTGCTCGACGGTACCGATGTCTGGTGCCAAGGATTCTCTGAACCCGAGGCCGGAAGCGATCTCGGTGCTTTGCGCACCCGAGCGGTCGATGCCGACACGCACTGGGTGGTGAGCGGACAGAAGATCTGGACGTCGTATGCCATGGGCGCGCAACGTTGCCTGCTGCTGGCGCGAACCGGCGACGTCTCCGCGGGATTTCGGGGTGTTACCGCGTTGTTTGTCGACATGGACTCGCCGGGTGTCCAGGTCCGCCCGCTGCGCGCGATGACGGGCGACGACGAGTTTGCCGAGCTGTTCTTCGACGAGGTCGAGGTGCCGAAAGCGCGCACCGTCGGTGTGGTGGACGGCGGCGGCGAGGTGGTGCGAAAGGTGTTGGGCAACGAGCGTGGGGTGTTGGCGTGGCAGCGGCAGGCCTGGCTGCATACCCGACTGCGCGACGCTATCGCCGGTGCCGATGCTGGTGCCAGTGCGCCCGCAGCTGGTCACGTTGGCGATGCGTACGTCGCCCTGCATGCACTCCGCTTGCGAGTGCGGGAAACCTTCCACGCCGCGGCGGCGGGTTGCGACGTCGGCGCTGGCACGTCGGTGGACAAGATCTTGCTGTCGACTGCCGAGAAGGCGGTCTTTGACACCGCGCTCAAGCTCGAACCGCAGCTGATCCTGCTGAATGACGGTCCTGTGGCCGCTCGCTGGCGCTACGACCACACCTATTCGCGCGCCTCGTCGATCTATGGCGGTACCGCGGAGATTCAACGAAACATCGTGGCTGAGCGCCTCCTCCGCCTTCCCCGAGAGAGGTGA
- a CDS encoding TetR/AcrR family transcriptional regulator has product MSSEKTSRRSRVLQEAARLFMACGYSGTSMDDIASALGFTKPALYHYFQAKSDILYEIYSNVAEEINARVQRHPPDWSPDRRLHQMMHDVMDLVRQMPVEVTVFFQEGPLLSSCLPRRQAKALRALEQRFTDYVVDAVDDAMQAGIMRPMDPTLTGYAFIAMVSWAARWYRPGGRASASEIADLYFAIAMDGARSPGEPAR; this is encoded by the coding sequence ATGAGTTCGGAGAAAACCTCAAGACGGTCCCGCGTACTGCAAGAGGCTGCGCGGTTGTTCATGGCCTGCGGATACAGCGGAACGTCGATGGACGACATCGCTTCGGCGCTCGGCTTCACCAAGCCCGCCCTCTACCACTATTTCCAGGCCAAGTCCGACATCCTTTACGAGATTTACAGCAACGTTGCCGAGGAGATAAACGCGCGGGTGCAGCGGCACCCGCCCGATTGGAGTCCCGATCGACGACTGCATCAGATGATGCACGACGTCATGGATCTAGTGCGCCAGATGCCCGTGGAAGTAACGGTGTTTTTCCAGGAGGGGCCGCTGCTGTCCAGCTGTCTGCCACGTCGTCAGGCCAAGGCGCTGCGCGCTCTGGAGCAGCGATTCACCGACTACGTCGTCGACGCGGTGGACGACGCCATGCAGGCCGGCATCATGAGGCCGATGGATCCCACCCTTACCGGCTACGCGTTCATCGCAATGGTGTCGTGGGCCGCGCGGTGGTACCGGCCCGGCGGGCGAGCGAGTGCCAGCGAGATCGCCGACTTGTACTTCGCCATCGCCATGGACGGGGCCCGATCTCCTGGGGAGCCGGCTCGCTGA